A section of the Virgibacillus sp. NKC19-3 genome encodes:
- the pepF gene encoding oligoendopeptidase F, with the protein MTTTSTKRWSRDEVPEEQKWDLTDLFTSDEAWEHELAKVQEDVSNVTQFKGQLGASAANLLNGLTAQEQLEERITRVATYASLKSSADGTNPDNQRDSAKVSSALATIQTKLSFVQSELLHLSNETMDKFLQDEPKLQTYQKALQDIAEKRPYTLTPELEETLAALSEVHNAPYMIYERSKSSDMEFDSITGEDGAKLPMSAALYEDRYEFTADTKARRNAYDSFIKTLKQYQNTFAATYATEVKKQVTMARLRSYESVTDMLLQPQQVTKDMYHNQLDVIQQELAPHMRRYAKLKQEKLGLDKLHFSDLKAPLDPDFNPETTYEEATSTILEALEVMGPEYVEIMKKAIQDRWVDFADNVGKSTGAFCSSPYGVHPYILITWTDTMRGAFVLAHELGHAGHFYLAGQNQSLVNTRPSTYFVEAPSTMNEMLLANHLLAKTDDKRMKRWVITQLLGTYYHNFVTHLLEGEFQRRIYNLAEADTPLTATVLSQQKYETLENFWGDTVTLDEGAGLTWMRQPHYYMGLYPYTYSAGLTVSTAVSRKIQTEGQPAVDRWLDVLKTGGTKKPLDLIKQAGVDMSKPDAIKEAVAFVGSLVDELEKSYE; encoded by the coding sequence ATGACAACTACTTCAACGAAAAGATGGAGCCGCGACGAGGTTCCTGAAGAACAAAAATGGGACTTAACCGATTTATTTACGTCTGATGAGGCATGGGAGCACGAATTAGCCAAAGTCCAGGAGGATGTCAGTAATGTAACACAATTTAAAGGACAATTGGGTGCAAGTGCCGCGAACTTATTAAATGGTCTCACAGCCCAAGAGCAACTCGAAGAAAGGATTACCAGAGTAGCAACCTATGCTTCTTTAAAGTCTAGTGCTGATGGGACGAATCCTGACAATCAACGTGATTCGGCAAAAGTATCTTCAGCACTTGCAACGATTCAAACCAAACTATCCTTTGTGCAATCCGAACTATTACATCTTTCAAATGAAACAATGGATAAATTTTTACAGGACGAACCTAAGTTGCAAACTTATCAAAAAGCATTGCAGGACATAGCGGAGAAAAGGCCTTATACGCTTACGCCTGAACTCGAGGAAACATTAGCAGCACTTAGTGAAGTACATAATGCTCCATACATGATTTACGAGCGTAGCAAATCCTCTGATATGGAATTCGATTCAATTACTGGTGAAGATGGAGCTAAACTCCCAATGTCAGCTGCGTTATATGAAGATCGCTATGAATTCACTGCAGATACAAAGGCACGGCGTAATGCATATGATTCATTTATCAAAACATTAAAGCAGTATCAAAATACGTTTGCTGCAACCTATGCAACAGAAGTAAAAAAACAAGTTACGATGGCACGCTTGCGTTCCTATGAATCTGTAACAGATATGCTCCTGCAACCGCAACAGGTAACCAAAGATATGTATCACAATCAACTGGATGTTATACAACAGGAATTGGCTCCGCATATGCGCCGTTATGCAAAATTAAAACAGGAAAAGCTTGGCCTGGATAAGCTACATTTCAGCGATTTAAAAGCACCCCTGGATCCCGACTTTAACCCGGAAACGACGTACGAGGAAGCCACATCCACGATTTTGGAAGCACTCGAGGTAATGGGCCCTGAATATGTGGAAATAATGAAGAAAGCAATCCAAGATCGTTGGGTGGATTTCGCTGATAATGTAGGTAAATCAACCGGCGCATTTTGCTCAAGCCCATATGGTGTTCATCCGTATATTCTAATAACATGGACAGATACCATGCGTGGCGCTTTTGTCCTAGCACATGAATTAGGGCATGCAGGACATTTCTATCTTGCGGGTCAAAATCAATCACTCGTGAATACGCGTCCATCGACTTATTTTGTGGAAGCACCATCAACCATGAACGAAATGCTGTTAGCAAATCATTTACTCGCCAAAACCGATGACAAACGGATGAAACGCTGGGTTATCACACAACTGCTCGGCACGTACTACCATAATTTCGTTACCCATTTACTGGAAGGTGAATTCCAACGACGAATCTATAATTTAGCAGAAGCGGATACCCCACTCACTGCAACGGTTCTATCACAACAAAAATATGAAACACTGGAAAACTTCTGGGGGGATACGGTCACATTAGACGAAGGTGCAGGTCTTACGTGGATGCGTCAGCCGCATTATTATATGGGGCTATATCCATATACGTATTCTGCAGGTTTGACCGTATCTACTGCGGTTTCCCGTAAAATACAAACAGAAGGGCAACCAGCAGTCGATCGTTGGCTTGATGTACTCAAAACTGGCGGTACGAAAAAACCACTTGATCTTATCAAACAAGCAGGTGTCGATATGTCAAAACCTGACGCCATTAAAGAAGCTGTCGCCTTCGTTGGTTCGCTTGTTGATGAATTGGAAAAAAGTTATGAATAG
- the yhfH gene encoding protein YhfH — protein MINVVEFFRNLPRKKCAHCGHDIHEKADCYINLCDDCDHPAR, from the coding sequence ATGATTAACGTTGTTGAATTTTTTAGAAACCTGCCTCGTAAAAAATGTGCACATTGCGGCCATGACATTCACGAAAAAGCTGATTGTTATATCAACCTATGTGACGATTGTGATCACCCAGCACGGTAA
- a CDS encoding MBL fold metallo-hydrolase, with translation MKLTVIGCWGGYPAPNGATSAYLIEKDNFALLVDAGSAALSKLQTYKQVSDIDAVLLSHYHHDHVADIGVLQYAKRVQSYTLGNKEILPIYGHTDDKQGFAKLTDDYTKGMVYDPNTSLELGPFSITFLHTDHPVACYGMRITDGKSTLVYTADTSFKEEWIDFAKGADLLITDCNFYAEQDGSQAGHMTSREGGMIAERASAGELMLSHLPQYGERSQLVGEAKQNFKGVVHLAEEGFRWG, from the coding sequence ATGAAATTAACTGTAATTGGGTGCTGGGGTGGTTATCCTGCCCCAAATGGCGCAACATCTGCGTATTTAATTGAAAAAGATAATTTTGCGTTGCTGGTCGATGCAGGAAGTGCTGCTTTGTCCAAATTACAAACATACAAACAGGTCTCCGATATCGATGCAGTTCTCCTATCTCATTATCATCATGACCATGTTGCAGATATCGGTGTATTGCAATATGCCAAACGCGTACAATCTTACACGTTGGGGAATAAGGAAATATTGCCGATCTATGGCCATACGGATGATAAACAAGGTTTTGCTAAACTAACAGATGATTACACCAAAGGAATGGTTTATGATCCAAACACATCCCTGGAGTTAGGACCGTTTTCGATTACCTTTTTGCATACGGATCATCCCGTTGCCTGTTACGGCATGCGGATTACCGATGGAAAGAGCACGCTTGTTTATACTGCAGATACCAGCTTTAAAGAGGAATGGATTGATTTTGCCAAGGGAGCGGACTTGCTTATTACGGATTGCAATTTTTATGCGGAGCAGGATGGTTCGCAGGCGGGTCATATGACGAGTCGAGAGGGTGGTATGATTGCTGAAAGAGCGAGTGCAGGCGAATTGATGTTAAGCCATTTGCCGCAGTATGGAGAAAGGTCGCAGTTAGTAGGGGAAGCAAAGCAGAATTTTAAGGGTGTTGTTCATTTGGCGGAAGAAGGATTTCGGTGGGGATAG
- a CDS encoding type I restriction-modification system subunit M: protein MITSEEIKGRLWDGANRLRGSMDASRYKDYMLGLMFYKFLSDKTLEAFKVTSGEQTDDETELVESYREAYKEYGEDLVIMIRDVLGYYVLPDYLYQTWLQDIQTGDFEVQKVTDSLNNFERTVAISNDSDDFKGLFANSTLDLTDTALGSNLNERSKNIKALILLFVDLDMVALQKGDVLGDAYEYLIGQFAMESGKKAGEFYTPRQVSEVMARIVAETSSIKSIYDPTVGSGSLLLTVGKHLTEEAQKNIHYYGQEKNTATYNLTRMNLLLHGVRPENMTVKNGDTLGQDWPEDPQRPNEGVLFDSVVMNPPYSAKNWNNEELKVSDPRFEVAGVIPPDSKGDYAFLLHGLFHLGQNGTMAIVLPHGVLFRGGTEGEIRKRLLEKNYIDTIIGLPDKMFTNTGIPVTVIILKKNRELGAPVLMIDASKSFIKVGKQNVLQEKDIAKIVDIYTERKSEKGYSYLAEQKDIIENEYNLNIPRYINSVEDDIAQNVDAHLYGGIPRADIEQLNVLQQTVPNLLEQSLEEIRPGYVTLTKTIDELMKVVLQDDRVEKKAEEMKASIKEYTDGYWEVLKNITDLSDIPDVKERMLTDIKNTLSLFNHVNTYDGYQVIAEIWEEMLIEDTEKIANSDFYTVGRKREPNMVTKGSGKTKRNEQDGWVGMIVPNDLIKNHLYADDLAQIESKRERLQEFESQLAELVEATKVEESEEEFALSDALNANEDGFTASGVKAELKATKKDSSAYALLKTVENMISEKSKLDKDVKASEKELKVQTEDRILALTDEEIDFLVYEKWFGNVTEKMIRLIEAPLKNEIQAVEMLQERYTNTLTSIEEESEQLENDFEEMMQQLVVTD from the coding sequence ATGATTACATCAGAAGAGATAAAAGGAAGACTTTGGGATGGTGCAAATAGATTAAGAGGATCAATGGATGCAAGTCGTTATAAAGACTATATGTTAGGTTTAATGTTCTATAAATTCCTAAGTGATAAAACGTTAGAGGCTTTTAAAGTAACGAGTGGTGAGCAAACAGATGACGAAACGGAATTGGTTGAATCATATCGGGAAGCCTATAAAGAATACGGAGAAGATTTAGTAATAATGATTCGTGATGTGTTAGGTTACTATGTGCTGCCCGATTATTTATATCAAACATGGTTGCAGGATATTCAAACGGGAGATTTTGAAGTACAAAAGGTAACAGATAGTTTAAATAACTTCGAACGAACAGTTGCAATCTCAAATGACTCTGATGATTTCAAGGGATTATTTGCTAATTCTACACTTGATTTGACTGATACGGCTTTAGGGAGCAATTTAAATGAACGTAGTAAAAATATAAAGGCCCTCATTTTACTTTTTGTCGATTTAGATATGGTTGCTTTACAAAAAGGTGATGTTTTAGGTGACGCATATGAATACTTAATTGGACAATTTGCAATGGAGTCAGGAAAAAAAGCTGGAGAGTTCTACACGCCACGTCAAGTAAGTGAAGTGATGGCACGAATTGTAGCGGAAACATCAAGCATCAAGTCCATTTATGACCCAACGGTTGGTTCAGGCTCGTTATTATTAACAGTTGGAAAGCATCTAACAGAAGAAGCACAAAAAAATATTCATTATTATGGCCAGGAAAAAAACACAGCGACCTATAACCTAACACGTATGAACTTACTTTTACATGGAGTACGCCCTGAGAATATGACTGTTAAAAATGGGGATACATTAGGACAGGATTGGCCGGAAGATCCACAGCGGCCAAATGAAGGGGTACTGTTTGATTCGGTGGTAATGAATCCACCATATTCCGCTAAAAATTGGAATAATGAAGAGCTAAAAGTAAGTGACCCACGGTTTGAAGTTGCAGGTGTCATCCCGCCTGATTCAAAAGGAGATTATGCATTCCTGTTACATGGATTGTTTCACCTGGGTCAAAATGGAACAATGGCAATCGTTCTGCCACATGGTGTGTTGTTTAGAGGTGGGACAGAAGGTGAGATACGGAAACGGTTATTAGAGAAGAACTATATCGATACGATTATCGGCTTGCCTGATAAAATGTTTACCAATACAGGCATCCCAGTTACAGTTATCATTTTGAAGAAGAATCGTGAGCTTGGTGCGCCTGTTTTAATGATTGATGCTTCTAAAAGCTTTATTAAAGTAGGAAAACAAAACGTCTTACAAGAAAAAGATATTGCGAAGATTGTCGATATATATACAGAACGTAAATCCGAAAAAGGATATAGCTATTTAGCAGAACAAAAGGATATAATTGAAAATGAATATAACTTAAACATTCCCCGTTATATTAACTCGGTTGAAGATGATATTGCACAGAATGTAGATGCACATCTATATGGTGGGATTCCACGTGCTGACATTGAACAATTAAACGTGTTACAGCAAACAGTACCGAATCTTTTGGAGCAATCACTAGAGGAGATTCGTCCCGGCTATGTTACGTTAACAAAAACAATTGATGAACTGATGAAGGTAGTTTTACAAGATGACCGTGTCGAGAAAAAGGCGGAAGAAATGAAAGCAAGTATAAAGGAATATACGGATGGATATTGGGAAGTGCTTAAAAATATCACAGATCTAAGTGATATACCGGATGTAAAAGAACGTATGTTAACGGATATTAAAAATACTCTATCATTGTTTAATCATGTCAATACGTATGATGGTTATCAAGTTATTGCAGAAATTTGGGAGGAGATGTTAATAGAAGATACAGAGAAGATTGCAAACAGTGATTTTTATACAGTTGGTCGTAAACGTGAACCGAATATGGTGACAAAAGGTTCAGGCAAAACGAAACGTAACGAACAAGATGGTTGGGTCGGTATGATTGTTCCGAATGACTTAATTAAAAATCATTTGTATGCAGATGATTTGGCTCAAATCGAATCGAAGAGGGAACGGTTACAAGAATTTGAATCACAATTGGCAGAATTAGTTGAAGCTACAAAAGTGGAAGAGAGCGAAGAAGAATTTGCGTTAAGTGATGCACTCAATGCAAATGAAGATGGATTTACGGCTAGTGGAGTAAAGGCAGAATTAAAAGCGACAAAAAAGGACTCATCAGCTTATGCGTTATTAAAAACAGTAGAAAACATGATAAGTGAAAAGTCAAAGTTAGATAAAGATGTGAAAGCATCGGAAAAGGAACTAAAAGTGCAGACAGAAGACCGTATTTTAGCCTTAACAGATGAGGAAATTGATTTTCTTGTGTATGAAAAGTGGTTCGGGAACGTGACGGAAAAAATGATTCGTTTGATTGAAGCCCCATTAAAAAATGAGATTCAAGCGGTTGAAATGTTACAAGAACGCTATACAAATACATTAACGTCAATCGAAGAAGAAAGTGAACAATTAGAAAATGATTTTGAAGAAATGATGCAACAATTGGTGGTGACTGACTAA
- a CDS encoding restriction endonuclease subunit S has protein sequence MEQRKLVPRRRFAGFVDEWSERKLEKTLDLIKDGTHGTHKNVENGVFLLSAKNIKNGKIHIDDSDRKISEVEYEAIHKTFELKIGDVLLTIVGSIGESAIIHDAVGFTFQRSVAYLRPNEKIVSEFLYAIINTSEFQKELKNKQVNSAQSGIYLGDLSEIPIFFPCIEEQQRIGSFFKQLDEMIGTQQRKVEKVKALKSAYLAEMFPAEGECVPKRRFAGFTGAWEERYLFDNIKRIIDFRGRTPKKLGLKWSDIGYLALSALNVKNGYIDFKADAYYGNQDLYDKWMLGSELKKGQVLFTTEAPMGNVAQVPDNRGYILSQRTIAFVVIPEKITDDFLAVLLHSPRTFAKLSILSSGGTAKGVSQKSLEQFKVAVPVNLKEQQKIGKFFKQLDDKITNAERKLEKLKAMKQAFLHEMFV, from the coding sequence ATGGAGCAAAGGAAATTAGTACCGAGGAGAAGGTTTGCAGGGTTTGTGGATGAGTGGAGTGAACGGAAGTTAGAAAAGACTCTTGATTTAATCAAAGATGGAACTCATGGCACACATAAAAATGTTGAGAATGGCGTTTTCCTTTTAAGTGCGAAGAATATAAAAAATGGGAAAATACATATAGATGATTCTGATAGAAAAATTTCTGAAGTTGAATACGAAGCCATTCATAAAACATTTGAACTTAAAATAGGTGACGTTTTATTAACCATTGTTGGCTCTATTGGGGAAAGTGCAATTATTCATGATGCAGTCGGCTTTACATTTCAACGTAGTGTTGCTTACCTTAGGCCAAATGAAAAAATTGTTTCAGAGTTCTTATATGCAATCATTAACACTAGTGAATTTCAGAAGGAATTAAAAAATAAACAAGTAAACTCAGCGCAATCTGGGATTTATTTAGGAGATTTGTCAGAAATACCGATTTTTTTTCCATGTATTGAAGAACAACAAAGAATTGGTAGTTTTTTCAAGCAACTAGACGAGATGATTGGAACCCAACAACGTAAAGTAGAGAAAGTAAAAGCGTTAAAATCTGCTTATCTTGCTGAAATGTTTCCTGCTGAAGGTGAATGTGTGCCGAAAAGACGATTTGCAGGGTTTACGGGGGCGTGGGAAGAACGATATTTATTTGATAACATAAAAAGAATTATTGATTTTCGAGGAAGAACCCCAAAAAAACTAGGTTTAAAATGGAGTGATATAGGATATCTTGCTTTATCTGCATTGAATGTTAAAAATGGCTATATTGATTTTAAAGCTGATGCTTATTATGGTAATCAAGATTTATATGATAAATGGATGCTAGGAAGTGAATTAAAAAAGGGGCAGGTTTTATTTACGACAGAGGCACCTATGGGAAATGTGGCACAAGTACCTGATAATAGGGGCTATATATTAAGTCAACGGACAATAGCCTTTGTTGTTATTCCCGAAAAGATTACTGACGATTTTCTTGCTGTACTTTTGCATTCACCTAGAACGTTTGCAAAACTATCTATATTGTCCAGTGGTGGAACAGCTAAAGGGGTGAGTCAAAAATCATTAGAACAATTTAAAGTTGCTGTACCAGTAAATTTAAAGGAGCAACAAAAAATCGGCAAGTTTTTCAAACAACTAGACGATAAAATCACCAATGCTGAACGAAAATTAGAAAAGCTAAAAGCGATGAAACAAGCGTTTTTACATGAGATGTTTGTATAG